Proteins co-encoded in one Nematostella vectensis chromosome 15, jaNemVect1.1, whole genome shotgun sequence genomic window:
- the LOC125560723 gene encoding uncharacterized protein LOC125560723, producing MEDDIRLRLKELEEEMKVTWERLSSSSDEGYDMKPLIQKYELLSNARENYVTALVKIYETKIQELKQKGATLSDHQAQQLKNEMAGFKKKCDTGFRSGKLREGKQDVPEDVFLQLSS from the exons ATGGAGGATGACATAAGGCTGAGACTTAAAGAGCTGGAGGAAGAAATGAAAGTCACATGGGAGCGATTGTCAAGCTCATCTGATGAA GGTTATGATATGAAACCTTTAATCCAGAAATATGAACTTCTAAGCAATGCCAGAGAAAACTATGTCACTGCCTTGGTGAAAATATATGAAACGAAAATCCAGGAGCTGAAACAGAAGGGGGCAACCTTATCAGACCATCAAGCTCAGCAGCTCAAAAATGAGATGGCAGGATTCAAGAAGAAATGTGACACTGGATTCAGATCAG GGAAATTAAGAGAAGGCAAGCAAGATGTGCCAGAGGATGTCTTTTTGCAGCTGTCAAGCTGA
- the LOC116618839 gene encoding uncharacterized protein LOC116618839, whose translation MVSRRGSSVFSPKMAEVQAPDNVIILPPDIEEQQEPPVAEQQVQQNPPNEIAEQIKALQAQLAVLNAAKTDKGGVPAAFQLVRQLASAPPRLRDPAMIMNALQNLADEARYCSDTKAAQYEVVLSAGRTCINHSLETSSSGF comes from the exons ATGGTATCTCGACGTGGTAGCTCCGTATTTTCCCCTAAAATGGCCGAGGTTCAAGCCCCCGATAATGTAATTATCCTTCCCCCCGATATCGAGGAGCAACAAGAACCACCAGTCGCTGAACAACAGGTTCAGCAGAACCCACCTAATGAG ATCGCCGAGCAGATTAAAGCCTTGCAGGCACAACTGGCTGTACTTAATGCTGCGAAAACAGACAAAGGCGGAGTCCCCGCCGCTTTTCAGCTCGTCCGCCAGTTAGCGAGTGCCCCTCCTCGGCTCAGAGACCCAGCCATGATCATGAACGCCCTTCAAAACCTAGCCGACGAGGCAAGATATTGCAGTGACACCAAGGCGGCTCAATATGAGGTGGTACTCAGTGCAGGCCGCACATGTATAAACCACAGTTTGGAGACCTCATCATCAGGCTTTTAG
- the LOC116618840 gene encoding uncharacterized protein LOC116618840 yields MTNSLFSFAAAMHVHFRTKKREHVTKANDSYNAALNRQRKRNRLNTKTKLRKKTLRESSSINEERKGEYFEIMSVDYMSSEHTVSDGENEGSDEEAPKLLYKHKLPWRSEEADSLMAYLEKKVRKGRGQRSTNMMYRRKDGANSKKTAPIDAPDWAVKHQL; encoded by the exons ATgacaaattcccttttttcttttgcagctGCAATGCATGTCCATTTCAGAACTAAAAAGAGGGAGCATGTCACAAAAGCAAATGACAGTTATAATGCCGCCTTAAACAGGCAGAGAAAGCGCAACCGGCTTAACACA AAAACAAAGCTACGAAAAAAGACCTTGAGGGAAAGCTCCAGCATCAACGAGGAGAGAAAAGGGGAATACTTTGAAATCATGTCCGTGGACTATATGTCCTCGGAGCACACAGTTTCTGATGGAGAAAATGAGGGGTCTGACGAGGAAGCACCTAAACTGCTTTACAAGCATAAGCTTCCATGGAGGAGTGAGGAGGCCGATTCATTGATGGCCtacttagaaaaaaaagttaggaAGGGCAGGGGCCAGAGAAGCACAAACATGATGTACAGGAGGAAAGATGGTGCTAATTCGAAAAAAACTGCACCAATTGATGCTCCCGATTGGGCTGTGAAGCATCAGCTTTAG
- the LOC125560596 gene encoding uncharacterized protein LOC125560596, whose translation MIAIRVVCIFVQRYTNSKHTLKMADFRKKRKYCEHCHQYLSLRTYRRHLSLYFDCKNKKWKCDDSSDDELFANINAPNNDSRQEALDMEESSKGEQQGVDTKTGSSEEDMSSDEDDDWAYTNQDNRTFGTKKVPAIAEVWELSEKDINFDFTEDGDLPCVDTNPASSLVTPMRPIAKCAMVFLCLWTSFCSVSDNALDILLSFLRVLLERFH comes from the exons ATGATAGCTATCCGTGTAGTCTGTATCTTTGTACAGCGGTATACCAATTCAAAACATACATTGAAGATGGCCGACTTCCGCAAGAAGCGAAAATATTGTGAACACTGCCATCAGTACTTGAGTTTAAGGACTTATCGTAGGCATTTAAGCCTATATTTTGACTGTAAAAACAAGAAATGGAAGTGTGACGATTCGTCAGACGATGAATTATTTGCGAATATCAACGCACCTAACAATGACAGTCGACAAGAAGCATTGGACATGGAGGAATCAAGCAAGGGAGAACAGCAAG GGGTAGATACCAAGACAGGAAGCTCAGAGGAAGATATGtctagtgatgaagatgatgattggGCATATACAAACCAGGACAACAGAACATTTGGAACAAAAAAAGTGCCAGCAATAGCAGAAGTATGGGAACTGTCAGAGAAAGACATCAACTTTGATTTTACAGAAGATGGGGACTTGCCATGTGTTGATACCAATCCTGCTAGTTCATTAGTTACACCTATGAGGCCCATTGCTAAGTGTGCCATGGTGTTTCTTTGCTTATGGACTTCATTTTGCTCTGTATCTGACAATGCCCTCGATATTTTGCTGTCCTTTTTAAGAGTGTTGTTAGAACGGTTCCACTGA
- the LOC125560597 gene encoding uncharacterized protein LOC125560597, which yields MHALFMGTAKHIMQKVWLAEERPVIKKGNLSQIQKKLDELRPPSSIGRMPSKIENSYGGFSADQWKSWTLFFSIYALWNILPPADLELWRNFVMACKQFCSPILTQGRAELGHTYILKFGQDFERLYGKEKVTPNMHLQTHILDCVLDYGPVYSFWLFSFERYNGIIGEYCTNQRAVEIQLMRRFTSELYVSDIKLPSEFKEAFQPLLNRLNGQQVGTLSRQEEKLSKKVIDTSLLAVGPVRRSDHWPVLESDMYQFHPPQSKSSVSKHQLDHLKEAYLTIFAQLDPD from the coding sequence ATGCATGCTTTATTTATGGGGACTGCCAAACACATCATGCAGAAAGTGTGGCTGGCTGAAGAACGTCCAGTCATTAAGAAGGGAAATCTATCACAGATCCAAAAAAAACTTGATGAGTTAAGACCTCCATCTAGTATTGGTCGAATGCCATCAAAAATAGAAAACTCCTATGGTGGTTTCAGTGCTGACCAATGGAAATCATGgactttgtttttttcaatatatGCCCTATGGAACATATTACCACCAGCAGATTTAGAACTGTGGCGAAACTTTGTCATGGCATGCAAGCAATTTTGCTCACCTATTTTAACACAGGGTAGGGCTGAACTTGGACACACATACATTTTGAAATTCGGACAAGACTTTGAAAGGCTGTATGGAAAAGAAAAGGTTACCCCAAACATGCACCTTCAGACCCACattcttgattgtgttttAGATTATGGACCAGTTTATTCTTTTTGGCTCTTTAGCTTTGAAAGGTATAATGGCATTATAGGAGAATACTGCACTAACCAACGAGCTGTGGAAATTCAACTCATGCGTAGATTTACTTCTGAGCTCTATGTCAGTGATATTAAGTTACCAAGTGAATTCAAGGAAGCATTCCAACCTCTTCTTAATAGACTCAATGGTCAACAGGTAGGCACCCTTTCTCGTCAGGAAGAGAAGCTTTCGAAAAAAGTAATTGATACAAGTCTTCTGGCTGTTGGTCCAGTTCGCCGGAGTGATCATTGGCCTGTTCTGGAATCTGATATGTACCAGTTCCATCCTCCCCAGTCAAAATCAAGTGTGTCAAAGCATCAATTAGATCATCTCAAGGAGGCCTACCTTACCATATTTGCACAACTGGATCCTGACTAG
- the LOC5513436 gene encoding serine/threonine/tyrosine-protein kinase HT1 → MINSHAQSIKKVQTLQIQKKTLATLVNKLEERNANKPKAMEKLCSRQDQISSEMTGIDYITSSQMTPCKEGGLVMGSGSYGACQRLSMWKNLKVCVKKVHGKINAKEVKHEAAMLKKLQQSLYVPVLLGINIIQQPFYIVTSFHSATPESSLTLHSALMKCTSIKKEKWMSIFHKCALGLKSLHDLGVIHNDLHQKNILLDRLNGHTHPVIIDFGKACKVGNGRCRKVGDVVMYSELHPWVAPETVRGEDSESEQSDVYSFGYIINKFNRVAKVDTIGTLALHCQSQKCYRPSMGQVIESLKEFCRNDKT, encoded by the coding sequence ATGATAAATAGTCACGCACAATCCATTAAAAAAGTGCAAACCTTgcaaatacaaaaaaagacattGGCAACACTTGTCAATAAACTGGAAGAAAGAAATGCTAACAAACCAAAGGCTATGGAAAAACTATGCTCCAGGCAGGATCAAATATCATCTGAAATGACAGGAATAGACTACATCACATCAAGTCAAATGACACCCTGCAAAGAAGGGGGATTGGTTATGGGGTCTGGAAGTTATGGAGCTTGTCAACGCTTGTCGATGTGGAAGAACCTTAAAGTGTGTGTCAAAAAAGTGCATGGCAAAATTAATGCAAAAGAAGTCAAACATGAAGCAGCCATGTTGAAAAAGCTCCAGCAGTCATTGTATGTTCCTGTTTTGCTTGGAATAAACATAATTCAGCAACCCTTTTATATTGTAACATCATTCCATTCAGCAACTCCAGAAAGTAGCCTTACATTACACAGTGCTCTAATGAAATGTACTTCtatcaaaaaggaaaaatggaTGTCTATTTTCCATAAGTGTGCTTTGGGTCTCAAGTCCTTGCATGACCTTGGTGTAATTCATAATGATCTTCACCAGAAAAACATTCTGCTTGACAGGCTAAATGGACACACACACCCTGTCATTATAGACTTTGGAAAAGCCTGCAAAGTCGGAAATGGGAGATGCCGCAAGGTGGGAGACGTTGTTATGTACAGTGAGCTTCACCCTTGGGTAGCACCCGAGACTGTCCGTGGTGAAGACAGTGAGTCTGAGCAAAGTGATGTGTACAGCTTTGGTTATATCATCAACAAATTTAACAGAGTTGCAAAAGTTGATACAATTGGAACTTTAGCATTACATTGCCAGTCCCAGAAGTGCTATCGTCCATCTATGGGTCAAGTAATTGAATCCCTTAAAGAGTTCTGTCGCAATGATAAAACATAA